The window CCTTCTGGAGAGAGGTCTACAATGGCAAGTCGCCGATGACCTAAAGCAATTCCCGCTTCTGCATCCACCCAGGTGCCACCATCATCTGGACCCCGATGGAGTAGTGTATCTGACATCCGTTGCACCATTGGTACAAGTTGGTCAGTATTGAGCTGTTGAGAGTTGTCCCAGAAGCCGACTATGCCACACATTTATTTTCTGTAACCTACTGCACACCAATAGGGAGCGCGATCACTAAAGACAAGATTTTCTAATCCAGCCCGCTCCATCATCTGAGATATTTCAGTTTTTGTGAAGCGTTTCTCTAACTTTGTCCCAAACCGATCTAAAGCATCCGTTCGCATTACATAAAAACTACGATGCCTATAAAACGAAAGAGGAATAGCATCAACATCAAATCCCAACTTCTCCAAAATTAATGCCGTTCTGGCAAGTGGCAGATAAACGATCAGAGCGATGATTTGACTGAGAAAGTAACGGATAGCATAAGGCAATCTAGAAATAAAAAAGCGACCCATTTCACTAGCTTGCCAAATTTGCCTAAACCACCAAGATCTATTGTCAAATCTATAGTACAAGTAGAGAAGAAATGGAGCGCCTTTTTTTAACTTAGATACACAGCATTTAATTCCTGTTTCGGTATTGGGAATATGGTGTAATACTCCCAAAGCATATCCAAAATCAGCAGATTCATCTTTTAGGGGAATTGAGTCAACGCTTGCTAAGTGAAACTGACAGTTTTGGTAGCTAGATAAATTTTTTTTAGCAACCTCTAAGGCAGCAGTACTAGGATCTATACAGTCTAATCGACCTACTCTTGGTGCAACTAACTTCGCCCAACGACCACTACCGCAGCCCAGATCGAAACCAACAGCATTATTAGGTAGTTTCGACCAAGGGAAAATCCTAAAATAGGAGTTAAACATTTCTATCTGGTCTGATTCGGATAGCTGAGATTGATCGAATCTAGTCCATTCATCGCCAAATGCTTCAACAACTTCTAGGTCAATATTGTTCTCCATAAATCACCTCCTGATAAAGCTGTTCATAGTT of the Allocoleopsis franciscana PCC 7113 genome contains:
- a CDS encoding class I SAM-dependent methyltransferase, translating into MENNIDLEVVEAFGDEWTRFDQSQLSESDQIEMFNSYFRIFPWSKLPNNAVGFDLGCGSGRWAKLVAPRVGRLDCIDPSTAALEVAKKNLSSYQNCQFHLASVDSIPLKDESADFGYALGVLHHIPNTETGIKCCVSKLKKGAPFLLYLYYRFDNRSWWFRQIWQASEMGRFFISRLPYAIRYFLSQIIALIVYLPLARTALILEKLGFDVDAIPLSFYRHRSFYVMRTDALDRFGTKLEKRFTKTEISQMMERAGLENLVFSDRAPYWCAVGYRK